TCGACACATAACTCAACTTTTTGAGGACTTTCAAGAACacagagatgaagaaaaaagtaagaaatatgggttagtatttttttttatatacaataatgcatatatattttacctttttaagtcctaaacaacattaattttttaccTTCAGGATACTCAATGACTCAACCAAGCATCACACACTACAGGAACCAAATCAGGGATTGGTCTGATGATGTTGTGAAGTGGGTCGACGATAATCCAAAGAAACAATGGCTACAAGCACATGATCAAGGGAGACGTTGGGGGCACATAACAACTAACATTTCCGAGTGCTTTAACAATGTACTAAAAGGGGGTCCGCAATCTTCCAATCACACCAATTGTCCAGGCAACCTATTATCGATCTACTGAACTCTTCGTAAATAGAGGGAGTAAGGCCCAAGCAATGATGAGATCTGGTAAAGTTTACTCAGATGTAGTCATGGATAATCTTGCCAAACAACGAGCGATATCAAATACTCATCAAGTATACATTCACAATCGGGGACATAGTCTTTTCAGTGTTCAGGAGCTGATTCGTCCACCAAGCGGCCGCCCAACAGGAACATTCACGGTAGACCTTGACAAAGAATGGTGTGATTGTGGTGAATTTCAGGCATTACATTACCCTTGTTCACATGTCATAGCTGCTTGTTCAAAATGGTAATGTTTCTGAAAGAAATTGACTCGTTGTTATGGATCAATTTCATCTATTAATATACGGTGCATCGGAATGTCAAAttaatgtcataaaaaatataattataagtctccatttttattttatatttttctttaatatcattaattaaataactaatagtataattaaattaaaactcaattattttattaataatttattttattatttttttaatatcattattctattaaatttgaatttaattctaGTTTATTACTATtcgttcaaaaaaataaaaatagtagtgcatataaatataaaaggtGTACCGCAtgattgaagaaagaaagaataaatgaTGCTAGTGATGTGCCAAGTGTCCGAATTCTAGTGGCAATAGGgtcaaatcaaacaaaagagTGCTAATAGTGTACATAATTCAAAAAGGATGGTATATTGGtagataattattttaatagtggtacagtaaaaaaaaaaaaaaagaaacctGATAATGGTGGCATATATATCGTtcttattttgatttaaatgtACTTTTTGTCTTCTTGTGGGTGAGCCacaattttagtccctctatTTCAATTGCACAATTTTGGTCcatcatttttgaaattttgaacaactcataattttgaCCATCCAATTTGATGACATAACAATATATTAAGTAAAAGATTTGGTGAAAATACAATTATACTCAAATGAAAATTCAGGAATAGTGAAATACTTCTAACCACTTCGGTTAAGGgtgtattgtatttttttttactaaagacCCATTTCAGTTCATATTTATTCCCTGTATCGTTCCAATTTTATCGGATGTTCTCGAAGGGACATCGAttcatatttattgttttttacttttaaaggTGTATTGTATTTCACTAGCTTTTTGCGATTTTGAATTGTCAAGAAGCTAATGTGAGTGAAATGTGGTCCATGGTTGAAGGGGTGGGAGTGTCGGTGTTTACTTGGCATAGACATTTGTTTGAGTGGGAAAATGATACTCTAGGTGATTGTTGCTCTTACTGGAGAGTTGCATATTGACAAATGAGGAGGATTGTTGGAAGTGGACACCGGAAGAAAGGGAATTTTTCTGTAAAATTCGTTTATAAGGTGGTGTGGTCTTTGGTGGAAGTTGGTGATAGTTGGGGGAGTATGGAGAAGAGTGTGTTTCGTTACCTTTGAAAAAGTCTGACTCCTTTTGGCTTTCTCTTGGCAACTTCTATTGGATAGGATTCCGACAAAGCAAAATCTAGCTTTGAGAAATGTCTTTTCTTCGGACGCCTccatttcttgtgttttttgtaACAATCATGTCCCGAAGGCCGAAGACGACACTACATGTGTTTCTACATTGTAAGGTGGTGATTTTAGTGTGGGATAAGATAATGAGGTGGCTTGTCTTCAATTTTATTCCTCCCCATGATTTGTTTGCTCATTTGGAATGTGGGAGTGATGCAGCGAGTACTAAAAAGCTTCGCAAATGTTTTTGATTTTCATGTTATTCAAGTTTGAATGGAAGTTCAATATCAACTCTAAATGGACTAAATGTTTAATATATAAGAGAGGTGGTTATCTTATCTATACATTGAGATGTTAGGTGGAGAGCGGGAATCTCCAACAATTGTTAATCTATAAGAGAGGTGATTATCTTATCTTTTCACGGAATCTACAACAATTGTTATCAAAGCCCTATTCAGTTTGATTGGGAGCGGGAGTGATATCTTAgtgtttgaataaattttagAGATGTGAGATACTCACACTTGAGCGAAATATTGTTGATATTCAAGTGTCGGTGGTAGTTCCacgttgattatgattgaactAAATTGTGAGATACACCATCCGGTTactattataaagaaaaatcaatattttagatttatacattaaatgatgtatgtggtctacaATAAAGACTATACGAcgttaattgaatgaatctaaaatgtaaatttttgtttataacagTGAACGGAAGGTATATATATCAAAGATGACCTATATTACTAATGTCTTCGAACTTTGAATGGTATCCTTACTTTAACAACATACTTTAACAACCAGTTTACATATTCACTCTACTATTATACTTGTCCCTGAGTGCACCAACAACTTAGGGTAAGTGCTGGAAGAATCAATTTATGTGGTGGTGTTAGTCCATTGTTTTTGTTCTACGTTTAAGCTTGTGTATTAAATAATTTCTTGATTTCAACAGTAACAGAAAATGTcagaattttatattttttagccTTTGAGGGATAGGAGGAATTGTATTAGATAATCAACAGCTACGTGATAAGAGTTTTCTTATAAAAACAGCTCTCTTAGCTAGCTATGTGAAgataatcatattaaaataataatattaaattttctttaatttgatcAAGGAAGTTAGGTGGTGCTTCTGTACATCAAAGAATCTTTATTGTAACTGTAATCATCGCATTTTATGGTACAATCTGGAATTCAAATGGAGCATGCATCAAGCACATGTGGTGATTCATTATTCAAGAAACACACGTATTATACATGTTGTGTTAAGTCTTTctatgttttctatatttgttctcgtgagcttaactcagttggtatggacaatgcataaaatatacaaggTCTGTGTTCGaacccgaccaccacaaaaaaaaagtctttgcATGTTTAGTTATCTAATAAATCCACCTTCTATCAATTCCaactcaaccaaaaaaaaaaaaaactatcaattagCATCATTCTATTTCAGCCAAGAGTTCGGTTCCTTTCaagttattttctttcttttgatgttgttttattacaatgcaattttaaatccaacaaataaatacCCCTTCTTTAAGTACTTAACACATTTAAGATACTAAAGGCAAAATTCctccatatatatttttttatacgcAAATGTAAATCgaattcaaaattacaaattcaaaagaATCCAAATCCTTTCACTAGAACCAACATATTGTTGGTATTAACTCAACAATGTTAGCTTGTGTATCAAACATTTACATTCATCTACTGTTATTCCTGTCAAGGGATACGATTCAACAGCATTATAAAACTCGAACCGTTACAACCAGTCACTTTAAAATTCTCCAGTGGATGAGTTTTACGGTAATTTCCAGAGCAAATCAGCCAGGAATTTGGATCTTGTAGCTAACTAGAAGTTAACTAGGAAATATAGAGTTCCCACAAAATCCAAATTTCACCCAAATTTACAATGCTCTCGCAAACAGCCTATTCACACAGCTTTCATGCAGCCGTTTGCTGCACAGAGTGATACAAGTGATTAGaggttttaaataataaaatacaatattaatatttaatacacAAAGAGATGTAAGCCAAGGTGGACTTATAATTTAGAATTACAAGTTATCAACTACCCAAAAAATAGTGTTTTGGAATATTCCTTTTCTTCCCCGCAGAAGCAAATAAAGGCAATGCTTAATAAAACACATGTTGATGGATGTATGGAATTGTGCAGCTAATAAAACACTTTAGAGGGTTAGTAGCCTTAACCTTAATAATTTGTAATACTAATGAACAAGGTCGGTCCTAAGTCCTAACATTTTAGGTGCTCAGGGAGAGACAAAAAGATCACTGCCCTCATTATAAAACAATTAACTGTGTACGTGGCACCAAACATCTTGAGCATTTGTAACTaacattatattataaatttataattgaatgtatACCTCACATGCCGCAAAAACTGGCCGAACTTGCTCAAATATTTCATCCTCTGTTCCCACAGCATTGATCTGCAGAGATTAGTTTGTCATATAattaacttataatttaccaGAAAGAAATGTACAATCATGTGACAAgctgatttttttaaacaagaaaaatcCATCACATAACTATCACAATTTAACACCCAACTAGAAACCAAGAAAACTGAGAAAGAGACTAGTTTTGCCATCTGATACAAACGGGTGTCGAGTCATCCCACGATAGAAAACAATTAAAGACAGATTTACTTGGACAGTTTCAGTTCGGTAACATCTATATCAACGGGTTCAGAACCCGTCCAATGCAATAACGTGAATGCATTTTTTGGAGCACCCATCACACGGAATACCCAGACCCGCAATTCCACCAGACTGGCCATCCATCCTAACAGTTAAAAATGGATGGAAATGGCCGGTTTATACACTTGAGTTATTTATCGGGTGGATGATATTCCGACTGAATCTGACTGTGACCACTCTTAATCACATCGTTAtataaaccaaaacaaacatACATCTAAATCCCAAGTCAAGTCATAATTTAAGCCAAATGCACAAAAGACTATCTTGTGAATTTTCCCAACCGGAAGAAATTAAACTGAATATTGAAGCAGCACAGCAACACACACCTTAAATGATAGTTAataaaatatctataaccaAAAGGTTAAGAAAGAGCAGCTTTTCTATGCAAGTCAAGGTCATATAAGTCTCTCTATAATGTCAAGACTGTTGAATTCAAATGAAAACTGAAACTAAACAATTACCCTATGAAGTCTCCCTCTTCTTGCATAATGATCGATCACAGGAAGATTTAATGCCTCAAATACTTTAAGACGTTTCTTGATTGTATCTATATTGTCATCAATTCGACCCTGCGTAAAATAGCAGCATATATCAAACAGAAGTTTCTATCAGTTGCTGAAATACGTCATCAAGAATTTGATAATAACCTGATTACGGCTCAGCACCCGTTTCACCATCTCTTCTTCAGGGCAATCAAAGTAAAGAACAAAATCTGGTTCTGTTCCAGTCTGCATAATAAAGAGTGATTATGTGGTAgaatagaagaaattattcaAACACATTATCTGTTTAATACGTAAAAATAGTGCATTTGTAAAGGTATAATAAACAATAAAGAGGATGTGGCAAATTTGTAGTCAATTCAAAGCATACAAAATCAGAGCTGGCACAAAAATAACCCTATACTATAACAACTCATTAACATTAGAAAGAAAAGGCGAAAGAGGAGAGAACATTACTTTCTATAACCCAAATTTAAGGGATAACAAGTTAAGAAAATCAAACTTACAATATGTTCAAAAGCTATGCGGTTCTCCTCACTTCTAGGGAAACCATCAATAAGAAACTTACGATTGTCACCATACTGCATCTCTCTTAGAATCAATCTGACAGTCACCGCTGATGGAACGATTCTTCCTTCTCTTATTGTTTCCAGAATCATCGCGCtgttttgatgttttcattGTTAAACCCTCAAATATGCACCGaggaaacatataaaaaaaattagaatatgaCAAAATTACCCATATTCACTGTCAGAAACCATTGCCTTCCTCAAAAGATCTCCAGCACTCAGATGCTTAAATCCAAATGTTTCAACAATTCTTGCACATTGTGTACCTTTTCCACTACCAGGCCCCCCTGAGAGCATGAAAACAGTATTTGATTATCAGTATGACTTATTTAAAGCCAACCAAAAACAATAGTGAATAGAATCATTAAAAACTTGCAGCGCTCTGTTTCTaggatgaaaaataaaaatatctgaAGTATGTAACAGGAGTTTGTATTCCTTAATTCATTTTAGTCGGTTTTATTTCAAGATTCAAGATAAGTTAAGCTTAGCCATTGTATCGTTAGCTTTTAGTCATGGCCATTTGTGTAATAATATCCTGATAGATAATGAGAACAAATGAACAATCAGTTGAGTGATTAATTTGAACCATTTCAAATAACTTTTAAATTTCTTTACACGACTTCTATCAGACTCAAGAGTTCAAACACAGAATTAGAAAATTACGGCTACTAATTGTTCTAGGATAAACCAGAATTGTAGTTCTTGTTACAATAACATGCCAACAAATAGAGTTTCCACCTAACAAGGAGTTTTGTACTTCAAATACTGCATAAACAGCCACATAACTGCCATAACCACTAACAGAACAACTacattaaatgcaaaaataatctaattaggCCTTGGTAGACGGTGACTGTGTCTTGTTTCTACTTTCATAAGTGATCTATCAACTTTCGCTTACTCTGGATTATCAACAAGTATAGTCAATAATCTAATTAACCTAGATGGCTCAGCTCCAGCATTAACCATCATTGACTATACTTCCCAAAATCCTTTATTTTAAACATAGTAACATTCAATTACAGACATTACCAACAATCAACATGCATTAGCTaaacttatatattttgttgCGGTCAATCTTTGAAGTTACAAGAAAAGGACCTTATCGACCACAGTGGTGTACCTACCAATTctaataataaatatgaagacATTACATCCATAAATAATGCTAATTGCAAACATAGAAACACAGGGTATGCAAGTAGAGAACAGCATGAAACTCACTTTGAGACATTCACAAAATTGCGGTCTATTGAGattgaaaaaattgttttatattgccatttcttattttcattttaattataaaaatgctACTTTGGATTTCACTGCAATTCAGCCAATACTTTAAACAATAAATGCATCTTTATTTACCTAAAACAAAAGTTATAACCGAATCCATATGTTTGGGAGAAACCACGTCCTTTTCCTGCAACAAAGGGAACAAAGAAAGGCAGGAGATCACTAAAGTATCATACTCAGAGACAATATTATTTGAAAGACAAACTCTTCGGTCATATGACAGTAAATCATTGACGTTCACAAACTGCAATTAGAAGTTATTTCAGTGCTAACCAATTTAACAATTGAATATTTCCTCAAACTCGTAATTGTATTATAACAAAAACCAAAGAATGAATGATGatattaaaacgaaaagtttatCTAACCAATTAGAAAGGaacaaaaaaacattacttAGATGAATTCATACAAGTAACTGATTTTAGCACACCGATAATGATATAAACATGCAATTGAAGGGAAATAGCATCCAGCACTACGAATCAGAGAAAcgaataaaattcaaaatctgAATCGAAGAAGTGAAAGAGAATCGATAGTTAAGTTAGTTACCTGTGTGATGTGAAGAGAAAGTAATGATTTGAAAGAAGAGGTTGCGCATTTCCACATTTTCTGtttcttgaattgatgattttgtGGGGTTATTGGAACTGATTTAAGTTTCTTACGGTGGGGTTACCTTGAGCGAATGGAGATTTTCTGGGACATGTTAAGTGTTAGGAAATGGGCACCTACACATGCATATAACATGAGGAAATTGACACCTcaattgttttaacttttaatattataatttaatttaggtttaattgcacttttggacccctatctttccaaaagttgcggttatggacccctaactaacttaaatacaaaacagccccctatgttttgattctttgacaattttggacccccaaggcaaaaaaaaataaaaaaatattgacacgtggcacctcacctagggtgccacatcagcgttgaccgagtcaacaatggacttggggttcaaaactgccaaagaatcaaaacatagggggctgttttgtatttaaattagttaggtgtccataaccgcaacttttaaaaagatagggaTTTCTTCGATTcagattttgaattttattcgTTTCTCTGATTCTAGGAAGGTTCTAAACTCAACAACGCTTTTCATTGCCATAGATTTATCTCAGGATCGCCTTTACACTTTCAGGTACTATATTACACTTTCAcgattgtaatttttttattgatttcaagattatttttttgcagATTTTTGTGAAAAGTAGATTAGAATCACTTCTTTTAGAAAAGCATCTATGGAAAATGATTTTACGCAAAGTTacttatatattctattttaagtAATTTGGTTCAACTTTATTTCTGAGTTCCAAGAGGTTAACGACGAAACTCACACATTCACTGTATCCAATGTTGGTAGGGTAATTAAGGTTATGTATTATGTGTATGTTATGTATCCTCATTCCTCAAATATATAAGCAAATATTCTTTTATCAGTTTCATTGAATAAGTTTCAtagaataattgatgtatctggtTAATTGGATTCGTTGGTTATTCGATGAacttgagaaaaagaaaagaaaaaaaaagaagatatttttgcttatatttgagaccaGAGGAGCAACTATTCTCTTCATGAATAGATGTATCAGATACTTGATACTGACGTTTTATCTTCCTAGACAAATTATAAACTataagggcaacccggtgcactaaagctcccgcatacgcatgGTCTGACAAGGAGTCCCAGCCTTAccctcttttttgtttgtttccaggacttgaacccgtgactaTGTTTgggaaaaaattggaaaaaattaataaatgcctatagtaatttgaaaaatttatgggcagtttttcttcttcttcttcaaagaGTCCTTGTAGTGGATGAAAGGAGTAGTTTTCTGATTTTTGTCTGGATTCTCATCTTTTAAAAAGTGGATgacaaaagttgattttaaatgaattgtCAATTTGACTAAAAGTGATttgaatgtaaagtgatttaCCTTTGGATACATTCATGTGAAAGTGAATTGAATAAAATCCAAGGCAAACATTAATTATAGAAACCATAAGTTACAAATTCTATGTTCAAGTTGAATCAATTCTACTTgagaatatttatatacatctaaaatcaattttcactcCTCCAATGTGAAACCAAACATCCACTTAAAATGATTAAGTTTTTAAAAAGTgcgttttctaataaaaaagttGGAACATAACAACCAACCTCGAAATCCATCCCAATAGCCTTTGAAGTtagtatataaaaatttgtcttgttAGTCTCTAGCATCATTTCAATATATAACAGCAGAGACTAATGAAACAgattttcatatactttagTGACTAAGTAGGAGAGATAGTGATACTTGATGGACTAAATTGAGGGTTTATACTTTTTTGTACTTGAGACGTAGTGCTGGATGCTATTTCCCTTCAATTGCATGTTTATATCATTATCGGTGTGCTAAAATCAGTTACATggacgattatcatatttaagcttttaatttaatttaaaaaaatgtaaacgaGTGTCTTAAGGGTTTTAactgttaattattttttataaaaacatgtGTATTTAATGCGTTAAAAATTGTACTATTTAAATATTTGGCTTAAGTGCAGTTTCGCCCCCCTATTTCGACTGaatcggaattttaccccctattttaaaacttggAATTTCAACCTCAACTTttaaggggctgttttgtagAGAGACACAATCCCCCTATGCAGTTTCCCTTTTATCCTCTCTCTAAACCGATCTCTCTTACCTCTCTCTACAATTTCAAAgaagaacaaataaaaataaaaatgaagaacatgaagaacaatcttcatcttctccgacggGATTGTGtcttccggcgcggtggccggtggtggcaccacCGTGCCGGAGTTTCAAACTCCTCcgatttcaaaataaaacacgTTTCCAGATATCCTTTTTCTTCCTAAGTTCAAATCCACAAACAGAATTTTGAAAACAAGCTTGAATCGTCCTAGATCTACAAAAATAGAAACGAAATTTTTTACCTCTTTTTACCTTGAGACCGGCGCCGATTTGCTCTTGTTCTTCCTTTATGCGCGCGTTTCAGCTCCGATTCCCTCTTTTCGATGCGTCTCAGCTTCGTTTGCTTGTGGATTCGAGTTCGATTTCTTCTTGCGGTACGATCTCGATCCGGTCCGATCTGTTGTTGTTCTCACGAATTTGACTTGGTTTCAGCTTCTCACGAGTTCGAATTTGACTTGGTTTCTTGCGGTACTTTCTTCTTCTATTGTGACTCTCGGTTCTGTTCTTGCTCGAAAACGGTGCGGTTTTGGTATTGGACAGATTCGAGTTGGTTTTTGTGAGTTTATGAGTTTCTGGTAAATTTATGATTGTTGAAATCAAAACCGAAAATGATGGCTGATTTGTGAGATGGAATTGCTGGGCCGCCGTTTTGGACTGTGTCTCTCTGAAAGTTTAAGTTTATGCGGCCTCCCTTTTCTGTTTTGCAGGTTTTATTTTATAGGATTAGGGTTGAAGGGAAAAAGGAAATAACTTCAGAAAAAGCAACGGTGTACTGGATTTGGAAACAAAAATTTGACTTCTATGAATCTGCCTGAATATGAGGcgtgaatgaaaaaaatattttttggaccCTTGCTGGGAT
Above is a genomic segment from Medicago truncatula cultivar Jemalong A17 chromosome 5, MtrunA17r5.0-ANR, whole genome shotgun sequence containing:
- the LOC112421879 gene encoding uncharacterized protein — translated: MRCIKEYHMSQAPDLRLWVTPQPDLGLISDRHESIKSVVRRLDSNWHHVFCIRHITQLFEDFQEHRDEEKRYSMTQPSITHYRNQIRDWSDDVVKWVDDNPKKQWLQAHDQGRRWGHITTNISECFNNVLKGGPQSSNHTNCPGNLLSIY
- the LOC11405787 gene encoding UMP-CMP kinase; the encoded protein is MWKCATSSFKSLLSLHITQEKDVVSPKHMDSVITFVLGGPGSGKGTQCARIVETFGFKHLSAGDLLRKAMVSDSEYGAMILETIREGRIVPSAVTVRLILREMQYGDNRKFLIDGFPRSEENRIAFEHITGTEPDFVLYFDCPEEEMVKRVLSRNQGRIDDNIDTIKKRLKVFEALNLPVIDHYARRGRLHRINAVGTEDEIFEQVRPVFAACEQTAA